The Candidatus Dadabacteria bacterium genomic sequence CAAAGGCAAAAGGATTCAAGCTGAAATTCGAATTCCCAGATATCGCAATTGACAACTATGTCGACGGAAGCGCGACTTTTAAGGGGGCGATACCGAAAAAAGGTAAGTTCTTTGAAAACAAGTACTTGCGCGTAAACGCCGATCTTAAAACAGACGAACTATACGGAATAACGAGCATAAGCTCCCGGATAGACGGCAGCATTCAAAAAGGAACCCTGACAGTAAACAGGCTTAACGTCCTGTCCGATCAATTTTCCCTGTCCGCGGAAAAAACCAAAGTAACGCAGAAGAGCCTTGACTGCGTTTTTGAATTCAAAACGCAGGACCTGAGCTTTCTCTCCGAGATTGACGAAAGGATCCCTCTGGTTTTAGGAAAAATAGACTCAAGCGGAAAGATAAGCGGAGACATTTCCACCCCGCTTATCGAGGCGAACTCGCGCGTAGAGAACTTCGCCTATGAAGAAGATTTCATAGCCCAGGACATGTCCGTTAGGTCAAGCACCCGGATTGATTTAAAAAACACCCCCAAGGTATCGCTTGATATATATCTGCTGGGAGAACGGGCCCGCGTTCTCGGCAATTACTCGGACACGATCGAGGCAAAGCTTCGGGGAACGGAAACTCGCTTTGACGCAGGAGTTCTTTTGAGCAAGAAAGACGGTTCCTACGCCTCTTCAGAATTCAGCGTCAGCGATCTCATGGAACACGAGAAAAGATTAAGGATCACGTATCTTGAAGGTCTTCTGGACGAAAAGCTGTTTAAAAACAAAGGAGATATCCTCCTTGACATATCTTCTGACAGAACAAGGATTCGGGGAGATGAACTTACCTACGGAGAAGGGAAAATCTCCGACTTTCTGGGAGAAATCGACAGGAAAGAAAAAACGATCGACCTGCGGGCCGACATAACAAGCTTCAATCCGCTGATCATATCGAAGGTTCTTAATCTCAGACACGACCTAGGAGGGACTCTCAACGGAAAAGTCCGAGCCAGCGGTTCTTTTGCCGCTCCTTCAGTTCAGGCCGAAATAAGATCGGAAGGCTTCTCTTACGGATTCCCGGCATCGGGAGATATGAAAATCAGACTCGGTGGCAAAGAAGGAAGACTTTCTCTGGACCTGCTATCCTCACTGGGACAGAAGGAAAGCCTGAGCTTACGGGGAGATCTGCTGGTTCCGCGAAATGCGCAGAGCCCGCTGGAAGCGGTAATGGGAACTTCGATGGACCTTGAATTGAAGTCGGACGGGTACGGTCTTGGTTTCGTGAAAATTTTTTCAAGTTCGATAGAGAAAATCGATGGCGACTTTTCATCCGGCAGTCTTTCTCTAAACGGCACCCTCTCAAGACCGCGTGTAAAAGGGAACCTTGAACTAAATGACGTAAGACTGTCTCTTACCCAGCTCAGAAACAGCCTGTTCACCGAGCACGCAAAGCTCTTGTTCAGCGGGACAAAACTCTCCCTGCCAAGGACCGAAATCCGTTCAAAACAGGGGAAAGCCTACCTGAAAGGCAAAATGGACATCTCCGATTTCACCTACCGCGCGGATCTTGAGATGGAGAAAGTCCGTTTTAATCCTCATTCGATAAAAACGGATCTCTCCGGCGATCTCAAGATAGAGAAAAAAGGCGAATTTCTTAAAGTAACGGGAAAGACCAAGGTCACCGCGGGAAGAATTCGCCTGTACCCGGGCAGGATAAAAACCATAAAAGACATCAGCTTCATAGAGAAGACCGAAAGCTTGGCCGACGAGTTTTCACTTGAGGCACAGAATGAAACCGGTTTTTACAGAGAAAAAACCGCGATGGATATCTCAGTCGACATCTCCTCGGGCACGTGGATTAAAACCAAGGAGGCCAACTTTAACACAAGAGGAAAACTGAGGCTTAGTAAAGAACCGGGCGGCGACCTTAACATGCAGGGAAACATAGTGTCATCCGAGGGGTATTACGCGGTCTTCGGAAAGCTTTTCGACATAGAGGACGCCACGCTTAATTTTACGGGGGCATCGAATAACCCGGATCTCAACGTCAAGGCCTATTACGACGCCGGCGATGTAGACGTGTACGTAAACGTCACGGGAGACCTGAGGGAACCGGACCTGTCTCTCTCAAGCACTCCTGATCTCGAAGAAATCGACATAATCTCCTATATAGTCTTCGGAGCTTCGAGCAACAGGCTCCAGAGCCAGCAAAGGGCATTTATGGGGAAATTCGCGACCGCGGTTGCCGCAGGCGGAATCTCTGAGCTTTTAAGCTCTGAGATCGGCCTTGACCTGCTGAGCATACAGGAAGGAGACCGAGGGTTTGAGGACAGCACGCTGAAAGTCGGCTCCTACGTCACAAGGGACATCTTCGTCGGCTACGAGAGGTCGCCCTCCAAGACCTCGCTTGACCACACGGCGGAGATGCACAACAAGCTCAACCTCGAATGGAGACTGAACAGAAGATTCTCGATTGAAAGCCAGATGGGCGGAGAAAACCCCGGAGTCGATTTTTTCTACAATTTCAATTTTTAAAAGACAGGGCTTCGGTCATACTCTTGCCAGAAGCGATAACGGAGAAACGCAATGAACGGGCAAAAGCCGGTCGTAGCCATAGTCGGAAGACCAAATGTCGGCAAGTCCACCCTTTTTAACAGAATAATAGGGTGGAACAAGACGATAGTAGAGGATATCCCCGGCGTCACGAGAGACAGGGTCTATGAAGACACCCGATGGAAGGAAAAGGAGTTCACCCTGGTTGACACCGGAGGACTTTCACTCGGCGAAGACGACCAGGACTACTCACTCATAAAAGAGCAGATAGACGTGGCTATCTCGGAAGCGGATCTCGTGGTGATGCTTTTTGACGGCAGGGACGGGGTCCTGCCTCAGGATTCCGAGATAGTACGGTATCTTCGAAAGACCGAGAAAAAAGTCATCTACGCCGTAAACAAAATCGACCATGGAAACATAAAGCAGGTGCTGAAGACATACGAATTCTACGGAACAGGCACGGATGACTTCATGGCGATTTCCGCGCTTCACAACAAAAATATCTACGAACTCGTGGAGCAGATCGCTTCCTGCATAGAAACCTCCGGGCAACCGGAAGAACCGGAAGAGTCAGAAGAGACGAGAATCGCCGTTATCGGCAAACCCAACGTGGGAAAATCCACTCTGGTGAACAGAATACTCGGAGAACAGAGACTCATAACAAGCTCCACACCCGGCACGACACGTGACTCCATTGACTCCATCTATGAAAAAGACGGGAAGAGATACGTCTTTATTGATACCGCTGGCATAAGAAGAAAGTCAAGAATAGACGCCCCGGTTGAGAAACACAGCGTCTTCCGGGCAATAAGGTCCATCGAAAGAGCCCACATCGTGCTGCTGATGATAGACGGTCAAGAAGGCCCGACCCACCACGACTCGCGCCTCGCGGAACTGATTAAAGGCAGAAACAGGGCCCTTATAATACTGCTTAACAAATGGGACCTCGCTCCCGAGGACATAGCGGACCCCAAAGAAGTTGAAGAGGTTACAAAGGAGAAACTGACCGGGTTTGACTACGCCCCCGTGCTGACCATCTCCGCTCTTACCGGCAAGAAAGTCGGGAGAATTTTCGACGCTGTCGAGCGGGTGGAGGAAAATTTCAGAAGAAAGATCTCCACGGGAAAGCTAAACAGGTTCCTTGAAGACCTTACAAGACGCCATCCTCCCCCGGTCTACAGAAGAAAGGAGATCAAGCTTTTCTACATCTCGCAGCCTTTCACCGCACCGCCGACATTCACGATCTTCACGAATTCGGCAAAGGGTATCCCCGAGAACTACAGAAGGTTCCTTGAGAACAAGTTAAGGGAGTACGCGGACTTCGAGGGATCTCCCCTCAGGCTTCTGTTTCGGGACAGGGAAGGGAAGGAAGTCTAGATCACCGGGCCTCGAGTATTATTTTCTGTACGTCCGCGGTTCGCTCGGCGGCGGAACACATTTCCATTACCCTGCGCCTCGAGTTTCGGCCCATCTCACCCCGGGCCTCCGCGTCCCGTGCAAGAATCGAGACGCTCTCCCCTATCTTCTGAAAATCCCCCGGTGCGCAGAGAAAACCGGTCTTTCCGTCCTCAATGGCCTCCGCTATTCCCCCTATTGAAAAACCCACGACGGGGAGACTGAACGCCATCGCCTCTATCACTGACCTCGGGAAAGGATCCGGGTAATTGGACGGAATGACGAAGAGGTCAAAGTCCTTAAGATACGGCCTTACGTCCTTTCTGTACCCGGTGAAGATAAAGCTATTCCGCACCCCCAGCCTCTCCGCATGATCCTCAAGCTCCCGCAGATGGTTTTTCGGAAAGAACCACGGAGTATCTCCGACTATAACGAACTTTGTTTTCTCCCTGATATTGCCGTCCGAGACAAGTCGGCTTACAGTGTCGATGAATTCCACGTAGCCCTTTCTCGGAACCACCCTCCCGGTGTTTCCGACAAGCACTGTATCTTGGGGGATGGAGAACTCCTCTCTTAGAGAACCCCGAACGGAATCCCTGTCGAAATCCGCGGGGTCAATGCCGTTATAGACGACGTGAACCTTGTTTTTTGCCCTCTCAAACGGCTTGGCCGTGGCGCGGGAAACGCATATTATCTTCTTCACGCACTGAAACCCCGAGAGCGTTTCCATTAAAGATTTCATAAACCGCGTCTGCTGTATGTTCCTTACGTGCCAGATAACGGGTTTTTTGTTTTTCCTCCCGATCAGAGTTCCCACGATTTTTGCAAGGGTTCCGTTGCAGTAGACAATGTCGATTCCGTTTTCCCTGATTATCTTAGGGGAACCGCAAAGCAGACGGAGCATATTCACTATGTTTATGATTATTGAGAAAACTCTCATAAGACCCGGGGCCCGTGTGGTGTCCGCCACCATTGTTGATTTCTGTATGTTCTCGGGAAACCTGGGGTCGACTATGACGTTTTCAAAGATGCCCTCGGATTTCAGGCTCTCAGAGAATATGTCGTGTTTCGGCACGAGCACAAAAGGGTTTATCTTATCCCGGTCGATGTACTTCAGTATGTAGAGAAGGCTTCTTCCCGGTCCTCCGTCCCTTACCGAGTGGTTGATGAAAAGCACGTTTGTTTTTTTCATATCGGCTGATATTGCGGTAAAATCCCCCGGAGTGTCAAAGCGGAGAAGAAAAATAAACTAATATGAATTTCATGTTATCTTTTATGTCAGGCAAATTAGAAATCGAGGAATCTTAATGCACACAAAAACCTGCGCAAGCGCCGTGAAAATCTACCTGTTTTTCCTCTTTATTTCCTTATTCGCAGTTTCGGGATGCGGTCTGGATGTCGAGTTTGGCGGAAACGAAAATGAGGACGTGGAAGAAAATGAGATAATCACGGGATTTATCGAGGAGATAATTCCTGATATAGGTACGGATTCAACCGTTGTTGTAAAGGCAAGCGTAGTAAAAGATGAGACAGTATTTTGCTGTGAAGATACGACATCTGTAAGAGATGATTTCCGCATAGAAAACAATCTCGATCCAAAAGCAGAACTTGAATTTCTTGAGAACGGAAACTCCTCTCTTGGCACAATAAGAATTCCCGTTTTTCCGGGAGCTACGATCGATATCGCGGATATTATAATTGAGGATAGAGTCCCAAGGTATGATTACATTAATATAAGCTTCGAGGGGCAGGTAGATTCGAAGAACTGTGTCAACGACACCACACCAAGTGGAACCATGAGGGTAGTAATATTATCTGAAGGTAACGAAACGGAAGTAACAGTCAATCTGACATCAAGAACTGATATTGAAAGAGGGGACGAAGAGGATCTCCCTTGCGAAGAAATAGTCGAGGGACGCAAAGTTAAGGTAGACGGGAAACTGGGCATAGGCGAGACCGTAGAAGCAGACTTAGTTGAAATACTTTGAGCCCATTCCGCAACAAACTACCTCCCCTCCACAGTCATCCGCGCCCTCTCTCTTCCTTTCTCCGTAAGAAAAAGCTTTCCGCCCGCAACAGCTATTTCTCCTTTCCGCTTCAGAAATTCGACCACTTTTGAGGCGAAATCAGCCGATCGGAACATACCTCTGCTGTCGGGGTGGTTCTTTACCGTCTCCCCTCTTTCCTGGTTGTAAAGACTCACAAGTAGCGAAGCCTCGGCAAAGTCCATCCTCTGTTTTCTTTTTTCCCTCATTATGCCGAAGAATCCCCTTTGGGGAGCAAGGAGAAAAACCACGAGAAAAAACACCCCGCACACAAAAGCCATTGAACCCGCTATGTTAACGTCAAGCCAGTTGGCGACCCAGAACCCCGAAACGGCTGCCGAGATTCCAAAGAGCACGCTCAGGAGAATCATCCTGAAAAGCGAATCCGTAAGAAGGTAGGCGCAGCAAGGCGGAATCACTATAAGCGCTATAACAAGTATCGAGCCTACGGCGTCAAACGCCCCGACGCATGTAAGCGACACAACAGCCATAAGCAGGTAGTGGATGAGTCGGGGACGGAATCCTATTGACGACGCAAAGCTCTCGTCAAAAGTCGACACCTTAAGCTCCTTGTAGAAAAAGGAAATGAAAAGCAGGTTCAGAAGAAGAATCGAACCCATTACGTAAACCGACTTGGGTCCCAGGTCCATACCCGAGAGAATCAGGCGGTTAAAAGGAGCGAACGCTATCTCTCCGAGAAGCACGGAGTGGGTGTCAATATGCACGTTTCGCGCATACTTGGAAAGCAGTATGACCGCCACGCTGAAAAGAAACGGGAAGACTATCCCTATCGACGCGTCCTTTTTGACCAGCCTTGCGCGGTTAACCGCCTCTATGAGCGAAATCGCAAGCACCCCGCTTGCGGCGGCTCCTATTATGAGAATCGGCGATGAAAGGTCCTTCACGAGAAAAAAAGCGAGAATTATGCCGAGTAGAATGGAATGGCTGATCGCATCGGTCATCATGGACATTCTTCTTAGAACAAGGAACGCCCCCGGTATGGCGCACGAAGCCGCAACTATGACGGCTACCAGCTGTATATCAAACTGATGCGGGCTCATCCGTTACTCCCCACCGGTGAAAGCTTTCTGATCTCGCGAATACCGCTTGGGGTGAGCCGCCAGTTCTCTTCCCCCGCTCTCTCCACGTGCCCCGCCTCCTGCAGCTGCAAAAGACTTTTTCGCACGTTAAACCCCTTCTCGCTTCCAAGCGCAAGCAGCTTCTCGGAATGTGCGTAGCCGGGGTCGTTATGCTCAAGAGCCAGATCGTGCAGGGCTTTTAAGACGTAGTCCTTCTTTATCTCCCTTCTGCTCCTGGCGTCTTTGAATCTCAGGGTGAAAAACCCGTTCGGCGAGAAAAGAACCGAAAAAAAAGCGATAACGCTCACGCAGACTATAACCGCGGGTCCCGTCGGCACGTTCTCAAGCCCGGCACTCAGCGCAACACCCGTTACGCCGGAGACGGCCGCTATTGAGGCCGCAAGAATCACCATCAAGCCCATACCGCCGGTCCACTGTCTGGCCGCAACCGCGGGGGCAATGAGCATTGAGCTCATAAGCACGACCCCTACTGTCTGCAGCCCGATCACTATCGCCGTAACTATGACGGCCGTAACAAGCAGGTCCAGAGACTTCATGGAAAAACCCATAGTGCCTCCGAAATCCGGATCGAAGCAAAGAAGTTTGAACTCTTTCCAGAAAAGTCCCACAACCAAAAGGGCGAAAAGCCCCGTGACACCTATAACAAGAACGTCTTTTCCGACAAGCGCCTCCGCCTGGCCGAAAAGAAACTTATCAAGCCCCGCCTGGTTGGCATCCGGCATCTTCTGCGCGTAGGTAAGAAGAACAAGGCCAAGCCCGAAAAAGACAGAAAGCGCCATCCCCATCGCGCTGTCGGTTTTTATCCTCGAGTTGCTGGTAATCAGGTTGATCAGAAAAACCGCCAGGACGGCTGAGAGCGCAGCCCCGATAAAGATCGGCAGTTGTTCCTTTACTCCCATTATGAGGAAGGCAAGCACTATTCCGGGAAGGGCCGCGTGCGACATGACGTCGCCTACGAGGCTTTGCTTTCTAAGCACCGCGTAAGAGCCGACCACGCCGCTTACAATGCCCAGGGAAGTCGCTCCCAAGAGAATGGTCCTGGCCGTATAGTCAGAGAAAAGCTCAACTGCAAATTCAAGCATCACACTGCCCTTTTGGCCGATTTTCTTTCGGGGAAAAAGGAGGTCTTGCCTCCGTAAGCCTTTATGAGGTTCTCGGAATTAAAGACCTCATCCACCCTCCCCGAGGCCACAAGCCCCACATTCAGAATGGCGATCCGCTCGTAGTACTCGGAAACGGTGTTAAGATCGTGATGAACCGCAAGCACAGTCTTTCCCCCGGCGGTAAGCTCTTTCAGTATCCTGACTATCGCTTTTTCGGTCGTAGCGTCAACTCCCTGGAAAGGTTCATCCAGAAGGTAAACCGACGCGCTCTGAACAAGGGCTCTTGCGAGAAAAACTCTCTGCTGCTGCCCTCCGGAGAGCTGGCTTATCTGCCTCTGGGCAAACTCAAGCATATCGACTTTTTCAAGGGCGCTGAGTGCCTTCTCATGCTCCTTTTTTCCGGGACGCCTTATCCATCCCAGGTCTCCGTAACTCCCCATTTTCACCGTATCCACTACGGAGGTGGGAAAATCCCAGTCCACAGAACCTCTCTGGGGAACGTAACTCACTTCCTTCCTCTGTTTCTCGTAAGGTTTGCCGTGGATGGAGACGACTCCCGCGACGCGCGGAACAAGTCCCTGGATGGATTTTATCAGGGTTGTCTTGCCGGCGCCGTTTGGTCCCACGACGGCGACCATCGACCCGCCTGGAATCTCAAGGTCTATATCCCAGAGAACGGTCTTGTCGCCGTAAGCGACAGTAAGGTCCGTCACACGGACTGCCGGAACGGCCGGATTCTGCTCTCCGCTGCTCATTACCCATCTCCGGCGGCTTCGGCTTTGGAATCGGCAACCTCGATACTGCGGCTGAGGGATTCCACGATAGTATCCACGTTGCTTCTGAACATCCCTATGTAGCTGCCCTCTTCTGTTCCCGGGCTCCCCATCGAGTCCGAGTAAAGACTGCCGCCTATCCGGACATCAAAACCTCTTGCCTTCACCGAGGCCCGAAGGGCACGCATGTATCTGGGAGAGATGGAAGTTTCAACGAAAACTGCCGGAATTTTTCGCTCGGCAACTACCCTTGAGAGATTCTGTATATCCGCAACGCTCGCTTCAGAATCGG encodes the following:
- a CDS encoding metal ABC transporter permease, which produces MLEFAVELFSDYTARTILLGATSLGIVSGVVGSYAVLRKQSLVGDVMSHAALPGIVLAFLIMGVKEQLPIFIGAALSAVLAVFLINLITSNSRIKTDSAMGMALSVFFGLGLVLLTYAQKMPDANQAGLDKFLFGQAEALVGKDVLVIGVTGLFALLVVGLFWKEFKLLCFDPDFGGTMGFSMKSLDLLVTAVIVTAIVIGLQTVGVVLMSSMLIAPAVAARQWTGGMGLMVILAASIAAVSGVTGVALSAGLENVPTGPAVIVCVSVIAFFSVLFSPNGFFTLRFKDARSRREIKKDYVLKALHDLALEHNDPGYAHSEKLLALGSEKGFNVRKSLLQLQEAGHVERAGEENWRLTPSGIREIRKLSPVGSNG
- a CDS encoding glycosyltransferase family 4 protein, with translation MKKTNVLFINHSVRDGGPGRSLLYILKYIDRDKINPFVLVPKHDIFSESLKSEGIFENVIVDPRFPENIQKSTMVADTTRAPGLMRVFSIIINIVNMLRLLCGSPKIIRENGIDIVYCNGTLAKIVGTLIGRKNKKPVIWHVRNIQQTRFMKSLMETLSGFQCVKKIICVSRATAKPFERAKNKVHVVYNGIDPADFDRDSVRGSLREEFSIPQDTVLVGNTGRVVPRKGYVEFIDTVSRLVSDGNIREKTKFVIVGDTPWFFPKNHLRELEDHAERLGVRNSFIFTGYRKDVRPYLKDFDLFVIPSNYPDPFPRSVIEAMAFSLPVVGFSIGGIAEAIEDGKTGFLCAPGDFQKIGESVSILARDAEARGEMGRNSRRRVMEMCSAAERTADVQKIILEAR
- the der gene encoding ribosome biogenesis GTPase Der, which encodes MNGQKPVVAIVGRPNVGKSTLFNRIIGWNKTIVEDIPGVTRDRVYEDTRWKEKEFTLVDTGGLSLGEDDQDYSLIKEQIDVAISEADLVVMLFDGRDGVLPQDSEIVRYLRKTEKKVIYAVNKIDHGNIKQVLKTYEFYGTGTDDFMAISALHNKNIYELVEQIASCIETSGQPEEPEESEETRIAVIGKPNVGKSTLVNRILGEQRLITSSTPGTTRDSIDSIYEKDGKRYVFIDTAGIRRKSRIDAPVEKHSVFRAIRSIERAHIVLLMIDGQEGPTHHDSRLAELIKGRNRALIILLNKWDLAPEDIADPKEVEEVTKEKLTGFDYAPVLTISALTGKKVGRIFDAVERVEENFRRKISTGKLNRFLEDLTRRHPPPVYRRKEIKLFYISQPFTAPPTFTIFTNSAKGIPENYRRFLENKLREYADFEGSPLRLLFRDREGKEV
- a CDS encoding metal ABC transporter ATP-binding protein, with amino-acid sequence MSSGEQNPAVPAVRVTDLTVAYGDKTVLWDIDLEIPGGSMVAVVGPNGAGKTTLIKSIQGLVPRVAGVVSIHGKPYEKQRKEVSYVPQRGSVDWDFPTSVVDTVKMGSYGDLGWIRRPGKKEHEKALSALEKVDMLEFAQRQISQLSGGQQQRVFLARALVQSASVYLLDEPFQGVDATTEKAIVRILKELTAGGKTVLAVHHDLNTVSEYYERIAILNVGLVASGRVDEVFNSENLIKAYGGKTSFFPERKSAKRAV
- a CDS encoding metal ABC transporter permease; translated protein: MSPHQFDIQLVAVIVAASCAIPGAFLVLRRMSMMTDAISHSILLGIILAFFLVKDLSSPILIIGAAASGVLAISLIEAVNRARLVKKDASIGIVFPFLFSVAVILLSKYARNVHIDTHSVLLGEIAFAPFNRLILSGMDLGPKSVYVMGSILLLNLLFISFFYKELKVSTFDESFASSIGFRPRLIHYLLMAVVSLTCVGAFDAVGSILVIALIVIPPCCAYLLTDSLFRMILLSVLFGISAAVSGFWVANWLDVNIAGSMAFVCGVFFLVVFLLAPQRGFFGIMREKRKQRMDFAEASLLVSLYNQERGETVKNHPDSRGMFRSADFASKVVEFLKRKGEIAVAGGKLFLTEKGRERARMTVEGR
- a CDS encoding translocation/assembly module TamB, whose product is MRRRTIFFIFTAVVCGLVLGLFLFSQTEGSRQYAKNLIERRLNSIPNFHISLGGIEGSIISTLEISDIEVKIAGESYMEIEKLSTNYSIPLLYSMISRKKLYLSDTEIRGLRVFLAKDRRGVWDFKKLKNQDKTAEGPQGERISLIFANNRIRDSRITIVDRTRDKVWEFDLVEESLFSINIIELTKKIELDAKDINFDYVSPRIRIRNLKGKIDIASWDCVFKDAGFKVEGVPVRGSGIARGLRNPEFDMTVFFDTLGITEKGEINLKAKTKVKMHSLDNMVGTMEISTPDSFLNGKPFRMDLSPVTIKGTKTFIEGTAGGGFGESSLKGSIDFKKWLAGEEKNWFDLTAELNGANTDELTEILNRTPYPLKFGNDSRLNSNLRVSGSWASREIYSLRIEPDYLDVIDSEQSSLRIEGYMTFRNDGMDFDSTSKAKGFKLKFEFPDIAIDNYVDGSATFKGAIPKKGKFFENKYLRVNADLKTDELYGITSISSRIDGSIQKGTLTVNRLNVLSDQFSLSAEKTKVTQKSLDCVFEFKTQDLSFLSEIDERIPLVLGKIDSSGKISGDISTPLIEANSRVENFAYEEDFIAQDMSVRSSTRIDLKNTPKVSLDIYLLGERARVLGNYSDTIEAKLRGTETRFDAGVLLSKKDGSYASSEFSVSDLMEHEKRLRITYLEGLLDEKLFKNKGDILLDISSDRTRIRGDELTYGEGKISDFLGEIDRKEKTIDLRADITSFNPLIISKVLNLRHDLGGTLNGKVRASGSFAAPSVQAEIRSEGFSYGFPASGDMKIRLGGKEGRLSLDLLSSLGQKESLSLRGDLLVPRNAQSPLEAVMGTSMDLELKSDGYGLGFVKIFSSSIEKIDGDFSSGSLSLNGTLSRPRVKGNLELNDVRLSLTQLRNSLFTEHAKLLFSGTKLSLPRTEIRSKQGKAYLKGKMDISDFTYRADLEMEKVRFNPHSIKTDLSGDLKIEKKGEFLKVTGKTKVTAGRIRLYPGRIKTIKDISFIEKTESLADEFSLEAQNETGFYREKTAMDISVDISSGTWIKTKEANFNTRGKLRLSKEPGGDLNMQGNIVSSEGYYAVFGKLFDIEDATLNFTGASNNPDLNVKAYYDAGDVDVYVNVTGDLREPDLSLSSTPDLEEIDIISYIVFGASSNRLQSQQRAFMGKFATAVAAGGISELLSSEIGLDLLSIQEGDRGFEDSTLKVGSYVTRDIFVGYERSPSKTSLDHTAEMHNKLNLEWRLNRRFSIESQMGGENPGVDFFYNFNF